A stretch of the Luteimonas sp. JM171 genome encodes the following:
- a CDS encoding autotransporter domain-containing protein, whose amino-acid sequence MPANPEDPEAWITAEFEADWGLEVINAHHAYARGLSGAGTRLGLLDSGVDFNHPEFAGKDHRAMVMAELLADGSRCTDNTILAGPGACFYSEGDRVAVGAEFYDPALAEFFPNPVNDYLWGNTFFFYNSHGAHVAGTMAANRDGSGMHGVAFGADLSSARLFNDSLLIVDFDCMFFNACTTFGTDAGESAFAHMYGQALEHGIQAMNHSWGYTYVVYTPEEAALYNDLLMTIPDVAATFEHMAEASRESGMIQVVAAGNAGPHPTPEQSPQAAAPATLPMIFPDIEQYWVSVVNLDDQLQLSSQSMKCGVTAEWCIAAPGSAITSTVLAGEENIAADWVVDSDGNLRFEYGDFEAGYGFADYSGTSMAAPHVTGALGLLFERFPYLTGAQVRDVMLTTARDIGAEGVDEVYGWGLLDLAKAIEGPGQLRVDTHVVMDQRAGGRQVWEGDAWDDWTNDIGGPGHLTKAGAGWLRLSGDNSFAGATVDAGILELDGENALAGDVRVQDGALFVNGSLSGSDLSVDGGLAVVNGTVSNGTTRVEADGLLGGSGTLGDTWVAGTVAPGNSIGTLTVDGDYVQAAGSTFAAELLPPDEADLLHVTGTATIEGGTLRAIALPGTYLLGQDYRIISADGGLEGEFDAFDASSLSPFLALSLRYAADGLDIDVARGAPLASAAGTLNQYAVASVIDALPVDQGLPVPLTQLGPDAAMAAVEQLSGEAHASTRAVLLDSGRMARNAALARAAHRQDPFSAQQDASAATGAWVEIHRQGGRIGGDGNAARVQSSTSNVLVGVDHGFGAWRVGVFGGTGSTDLDVRQRRSKVEADTRHAGIHASTAWGALGVRAGYTYSWHDVESERGISFPGFSGAPVARYDADAWQAFVEAGYRLGTGAWSFEPYLQYAHVELDSDGFAEAGGPAALAVDPGDARVDLTTAGVRFDLALRGSAQDQSWLSLRGNLGYRYAGGDQAQAIRAGWEGVDRFIVRSPAIGDEATLVELGLAARTSANSLFEVGYSGLLSDDLRDHGANARFSIQF is encoded by the coding sequence ATGCCGGCCAACCCGGAGGATCCCGAGGCCTGGATCACCGCCGAGTTCGAGGCCGACTGGGGCCTGGAAGTCATCAACGCCCACCATGCCTACGCGCGCGGCCTCAGCGGCGCGGGCACGCGGCTGGGATTGCTCGACTCCGGCGTGGACTTCAACCACCCCGAATTCGCGGGCAAGGACCACCGTGCGATGGTCATGGCGGAGCTGCTCGCCGACGGCTCACGCTGCACGGACAACACCATCCTGGCCGGCCCCGGCGCCTGCTTCTACTCCGAGGGCGACCGGGTGGCCGTTGGCGCCGAGTTCTACGACCCTGCGCTGGCCGAGTTCTTCCCCAATCCGGTCAACGACTATCTCTGGGGCAATACCTTCTTCTTCTACAACAGCCACGGTGCACACGTTGCCGGGACCATGGCCGCCAACCGCGACGGCAGCGGGATGCACGGCGTGGCCTTCGGCGCCGACCTGAGTTCCGCCCGGCTGTTCAACGATTCCCTGCTCATCGTCGACTTCGACTGCATGTTCTTCAATGCATGCACCACGTTCGGCACCGACGCGGGCGAAAGCGCGTTCGCGCACATGTACGGCCAGGCCCTGGAGCACGGCATCCAGGCAATGAACCACAGCTGGGGCTACACCTACGTGGTCTATACGCCGGAGGAGGCAGCGCTCTACAACGACCTGCTGATGACGATCCCGGACGTGGCCGCGACGTTTGAGCACATGGCCGAGGCCTCGCGCGAATCGGGGATGATCCAGGTCGTGGCGGCGGGCAACGCAGGCCCCCACCCCACCCCGGAGCAAAGCCCGCAGGCCGCTGCGCCGGCGACGCTGCCGATGATCTTCCCGGACATCGAACAGTACTGGGTCAGCGTGGTGAACCTGGACGACCAGCTGCAGCTCAGCAGCCAATCCATGAAGTGCGGGGTGACAGCCGAGTGGTGCATCGCCGCACCCGGCTCGGCAATCACCTCCACCGTGCTTGCGGGCGAAGAAAACATCGCAGCCGACTGGGTCGTGGACAGCGACGGCAACCTGCGCTTCGAGTACGGGGACTTCGAGGCCGGCTACGGCTTCGCGGATTATTCCGGTACTTCCATGGCGGCGCCCCATGTCACCGGTGCGCTGGGCCTGCTGTTCGAGCGCTTCCCCTATCTCACCGGCGCCCAGGTGCGCGACGTGATGCTCACCACGGCACGGGACATCGGCGCGGAAGGCGTGGACGAGGTGTATGGCTGGGGCCTGCTGGACCTGGCGAAGGCCATCGAGGGCCCGGGCCAGTTGCGCGTTGATACCCACGTGGTCATGGACCAGCGCGCCGGCGGCCGCCAGGTGTGGGAGGGCGATGCCTGGGACGACTGGACCAACGACATCGGCGGTCCCGGCCACCTGACCAAGGCCGGCGCCGGCTGGCTGCGCCTCTCGGGCGACAACAGCTTCGCCGGTGCCACCGTGGACGCCGGCATCCTCGAGCTCGACGGCGAGAACGCCCTGGCCGGCGACGTCCGCGTCCAGGACGGCGCGCTGTTCGTCAACGGCAGCCTGTCGGGAAGCGACCTTTCGGTGGACGGCGGCCTGGCCGTGGTGAATGGCACGGTCAGCAACGGAACCACGCGCGTGGAAGCGGACGGCTTGCTGGGCGGCAGCGGCACCCTGGGTGACACCTGGGTCGCCGGCACCGTGGCACCGGGCAACTCCATCGGCACCCTCACGGTGGACGGCGACTACGTCCAGGCCGCCGGATCCACCTTCGCGGCCGAACTGCTTCCACCCGACGAGGCCGACCTGCTGCATGTCACCGGCACTGCGACGATCGAAGGCGGCACGCTGCGCGCCATCGCCCTGCCCGGCACCTACCTGCTGGGCCAGGACTACCGGATCATCAGCGCCGACGGTGGGCTGGAAGGAGAGTTCGACGCGTTCGACGCCAGCAGCCTCTCGCCGTTCCTCGCCCTGTCGCTGCGTTACGCCGCCGATGGGCTGGACATTGACGTCGCGCGCGGCGCGCCGCTGGCGTCCGCGGCTGGCACGTTGAACCAGTACGCCGTTGCCAGCGTGATCGACGCGCTTCCCGTGGACCAGGGGCTGCCGGTGCCGCTGACCCAGCTCGGCCCGGACGCCGCGATGGCAGCCGTGGAGCAGCTGTCCGGCGAGGCCCACGCCAGCACGCGCGCGGTATTGCTCGACAGCGGCCGGATGGCGCGCAACGCCGCCTTGGCCCGGGCCGCGCACCGGCAGGACCCGTTCTCCGCCCAGCAGGACGCTTCGGCCGCCACCGGTGCATGGGTGGAGATCCATCGCCAGGGCGGGCGCATCGGCGGGGACGGCAACGCGGCACGCGTGCAGTCGAGCACCAGCAACGTGCTGGTCGGCGTGGACCATGGATTCGGCGCCTGGCGGGTCGGCGTGTTCGGCGGCACCGGCAGCACCGATCTGGATGTCCGCCAGCGCCGCTCGAAGGTGGAGGCCGACACCCGGCACGCTGGCATCCATGCCAGCACCGCCTGGGGCGCGCTGGGCGTGCGTGCCGGCTACACGTACAGCTGGCACGACGTCGAGAGCGAGCGCGGGATCAGCTTCCCCGGCTTTTCCGGTGCGCCGGTGGCGCGCTATGACGCGGATGCGTGGCAGGCGTTCGTCGAGGCCGGCTACCGCCTCGGGACGGGCGCATGGTCGTTCGAGCCATACCTGCAATACGCGCACGTGGAACTGGACAGCGACGGCTTCGCGGAAGCGGGTGGACCCGCCGCGCTGGCGGTGGATCCGGGAGATGCCCGCGTCGACCTGACCACTGCGGGCGTGCGCTTCGACCTGGCCCTGCGCGGCTCCGCCCAGGATCAGAGCTGGCTCAGCCTGCGGGGCAACCTCGGCTACCGGTATGCCGGGGGAGACCAGGCACAGGCCATCCGTGCCGGCTGGGAGGGCGTTGACCGTTTCATCGTCCGCAGCCCTGCCATCGGCGACGAAGCCACGCTGGTCGAGCTTGGCCTTGCCGCGCGCACATCGGCCAACAGCCTGTTTGAAGTCGGCTACTCCGGCCTGCTGTCCGACGACCTGCGCGACCACGGTGCCAACGCGAGGTTCTCCATCCAGTTCTGA